The region TCACCTCCGTTGGGCGCAAACGGCGCGAACCGGGCGAGAAGATTTCAGCCATGCGGGCAGCGAGGTAGAAGGCGTCGATGTCCTTGCGGAAGGCTTTTTCAATGCCGGGGCGCAGGACTTTGACAGCGACTTCTTCGCCCGTTTCGGCCAGCCGCGCGTGATGCACCTGCGCGATGGAGGCGGCTGCGACGGGTTCGCTGAACTCTGAGAATATCGTGCTGACCGGCTGGCCAAGCTCCTGCTCCACCGAGCGGCGGGCCAGCGCGGTGTCAAAGGGCGGCAGCTTGTCTTGCAAGACACGCAGTTGCACGGCCAGTTCATCGCCCACCACGTCGGGCCGGGTGGACAGCACCTGTCCGAACTTAATGTAGGCGGGGCCAAGTGCCGTCAGCGCGCGTGTCGCGGGCGGCATGGTCGGGTCACCTTTGTAGCCCAGCCATTTGAACGGCAGGCCAAGCGTACGGGCCACGAAACGCAGCGGCGCGGGCGCGTCGAAGGCATCAAGCACCACATTCATCGCACCAGTGCGTTCGAGCGTCGCCCCGGTGCGGATCAACCGCCAAATATTGTGAGGTCCGCGCATCAGATTTTCCAGCCGGAGTGCAGCGCCGCGATGCCCATTGTCAGGTTGCGGTACTTGGCCTGACCAAAGCCCGCCGCCCGCACCATCGACAGGAAGGTCTCCTGATCGGGGAAGTTACGGATCGATTCGACCAGATACTGATAGCTATCGCGGTCACCTGCGATAGCTTGGCCCATGCGCGGGATCACATTGAAGCTGTAGAGATCATAGGCTTTCTGCATCGCCGGGTTGGGCAATTGGCTGAATTCCAGCACCATCAGGCGCCCGCCGGGGCGCAACACGCGGTAAGCCTCGTTCAGCGCTTCTTGGGGGCGGGTCACGTTACGAATGCCAAAGCTGATCGTGTAGACGTCGAATGTATTGTCAGGGAACGGCAGCGCCATAGCGTCGCCCACAACCCAGTCGAGACTGCCGCTCAGGCTGTCGGCCTCGGCGCGTTTGCGGCCTTCGACGAGCATCGGCTCGGTCAAGTCAAGCACCGTCGCATGACCGTGGCCCGCGCGGCCCAGAAATTTGAAAGACACATCGCCCGTGCCCCCTGCCACATCGAGCAACTTCTGACCGGGACGCGGGGCGAGCCAATCCATCATCGCTTCTTTCCAGACGCGGTGGATCCCCATGCTCATCACATCGTTCATGATGTCATATTTGCTGGCGACGGAGTTGAACACACCCTGCACGCGACCTGCTTTTTCATGCTCGGGCACGGTCTCGAACCCGAAATGGGTGGTTTTGTCGGCGTCCTGGGTCATCTGCTCTTGCGATCCTCTGGTTCAGTCCCTTGTTATAGGGTGCCGTAGGCTGGGGACAATGCGTGCCTTTTGTCACAGGCAAGCCAGAGGGGAAACCGAGATGCCGGAACTGCCAGAGGTCGAAACCGTCCGCCGGGGGCTGGCCCCCGCGATGGAGGGCCAAGTGATCGCCCGCGCCGAGGTCAATCGCCCCGACCTGCGCTGGCCCTTCCCCGAGCGGATGGCCGACCGGCTGACCGGGCAGCGCGTCGGCCTGCTGCGGCGGCGGTCGAAATACATCCTCGCCGATCTGGCGAGCGGGGAATCGCTGCTGGTGCATCTGGGCATGTCCGGGCGGATGCTGGTCTCGGGCGACCCACTGGGGCAATTTCAGCACAACCACCCCGCGCCCGAGAAACATGACC is a window of Sulfitobacter sp. W027 DNA encoding:
- the ubiE gene encoding bifunctional demethylmenaquinone methyltransferase/2-methoxy-6-polyprenyl-1,4-benzoquinol methylase UbiE; translation: MTQDADKTTHFGFETVPEHEKAGRVQGVFNSVASKYDIMNDVMSMGIHRVWKEAMMDWLAPRPGQKLLDVAGGTGDVSFKFLGRAGHGHATVLDLTEPMLVEGRKRAEADSLSGSLDWVVGDAMALPFPDNTFDVYTISFGIRNVTRPQEALNEAYRVLRPGGRLMVLEFSQLPNPAMQKAYDLYSFNVIPRMGQAIAGDRDSYQYLVESIRNFPDQETFLSMVRAAGFGQAKYRNLTMGIAALHSGWKI